The region TTTGTGGTGCTAGCCCTAATATTGGTAAAACGTTTGTGAGTTTGAACCTCGCAGCCGTTGTTGCTCAAACTAATCAGCGAGTACTGATTATTGATGCGGATATGCGTAAAGGCTACTCCCACACGATGCTTAATGTAGACTGGAAAGATGGTCTATCAGATATTCTTTCTCAACAAATCTCCATTGAGAAGGCTATCAAGAAAACGTCGGTAGATAATTTGGACTTTATTTCTCGTGGCCAAATCCCTCCTAACCCATCGGAATTGTTGATGGGGAGTCGTTTCAATGAATTGATAAAGTGGGCAAGTGAAAATTATGACATTGTCATGATTGACACTCCACCAATTCTAGCCGTAACAGATGCTGCTATCATTGGGCATGTTGCTGGTACTAGCCTGATGATTGCGCGTTTCGCCGTGAATACAGTGAAAGAAATTGAGATCAGTGTTCGTCGATTCAATCAGAATGGTATCGACGTTAAGGGTGTGATTCTTAACGCAGTAGAGAAACGAGCCAGTAGTTACTATGGAGACTATGGCTATTATCAATACGAATATCGCTCTAAAGATAACGCATAATTAATCTTTACAGAGACTCAGAAGTTGAGTCTCTGTAACTTTTCTGTAAATATTTAAATAGGAGTCAGGGATGAAAGTGGCTTTTTTTCTGGAACGGTTCCCTAACTATTCCGAAACCTTTGTGATTAACCAAATAGTCAGTTTTATCGATAAAGGCATTGATGTGGATATTGTATCAATCTACCCAGGTGATACAGATAAAAAACATGCTGTGGTTGAACAGTACGAATTAATAAAAAAAACGACGTACCTTCTTCCGAAAGAAAAACTTAGTGGTGCAATACGTATTGTAGCGCGTTTAAAGAATGTAAAGCCTAAATGTGTTGGTATTAAGCTCTTCAGATCACTTAACGTATTTAACTACGGAAAGCATTCTTTAAACTTGCTATTACCTTCTATTGTTGGTAATAACTCTAAAATAATCAGTGCGGACTTTTTTATTTCTCATTTTGGCACTGTAGGTGTGATTGCTGATAAATTACGTGAAATTGGTTTTTTAAAAGGAAATCTTGCTACTATATTTCACGGGTTGGATATTTCACATACCAAAACATTGAATGATTCAAAGTGTGATTATATCAATCTTTTCAAACGTACAGAGTTAATATTACCTATAAGTGATCTCTGGGCGAGTAAGTTGATTTCTCTTGGCTGTCAAAAAGATAAAGTTCATGTTTCCAGAATGGGAATAAACGTAAACTTATTCAAGTTTAATCAATCAAAAACATTTAACTCTACTCCATTACATATTATTAGCGTTGCAAGGTTTGTCGAAAAGAAAGGGCTCGAGTATGCCATTCAAGCTTGCGCTCATCTGAAGCGAAAGAACATTGACTATAAATATTCAATCATCGGTGATGGTCCGTTGACACCTGTTTTGAAAAAACAAATAACTGAGCTGGGGTTAGAAGATAATGTCAAAATCCTTGGCTTCCAACCACAGGAAAAAATCCGTGAGTTGCTTGAAAAGGCCGATGTTTTTCTATTGCCTTCGGTAGTCGCCGCTGATGGCGACATGGAAGGGATACCAGTTGCGCTAATGGAAGCTATGGCGCTTGGTTTACCGGTAGTTTCTACTTATCATAGCGGAATTCCCGAGCTGATAGAAAATGGTATATCTGGCTGGTTAGTCAAAGAGCGAGATTCGGAGGCGATAGCCGATGTTCTAATTTCATTGACTCGTGAGCAATATGATATTACTGCTGTTACAGTTACAGCTAGAAAGGTCATTGAGCAAAAATTTAATCAAGATAAACTAAATAGAGAGTTATGCGAGTTGATAGAGCACTCGCTATCATAGTTAATAACTAAACGTCCAATAAAAGTGGCATGATGAAAATATTGATCATAAATACACTTTATGCACCATATAAAATTGGTGGTGCAGAGGTTTCCGTTCAGTTGCTTGCTGAACAGCTAGTGGGGAATGGTCATCAGGTCAAGGTATTGTGTCTTCA is a window of Serratia plymuthica DNA encoding:
- a CDS encoding glycosyltransferase; the encoded protein is MKVAFFLERFPNYSETFVINQIVSFIDKGIDVDIVSIYPGDTDKKHAVVEQYELIKKTTYLLPKEKLSGAIRIVARLKNVKPKCVGIKLFRSLNVFNYGKHSLNLLLPSIVGNNSKIISADFFISHFGTVGVIADKLREIGFLKGNLATIFHGLDISHTKTLNDSKCDYINLFKRTELILPISDLWASKLISLGCQKDKVHVSRMGINVNLFKFNQSKTFNSTPLHIISVARFVEKKGLEYAIQACAHLKRKNIDYKYSIIGDGPLTPVLKKQITELGLEDNVKILGFQPQEKIRELLEKADVFLLPSVVAADGDMEGIPVALMEAMALGLPVVSTYHSGIPELIENGISGWLVKERDSEAIADVLISLTREQYDITAVTVTARKVIEQKFNQDKLNRELCELIEHSLS